The Syntrophorhabdus sp. genome window below encodes:
- a CDS encoding methyltransferase: MKGDVAKTVKRVDIVVEPGGEELLPEEIYTLHSPSGIWVVEEGGETIVRAYPEQVETYLTAMRRSGIAVRDVRVTDEARRDYSEMAKRYFRPVTVEDIVIRAPWNGRREGVTYITIEPGMAFGTGRHESTRLMMKLMRQTDLAGKRVLDLGCGSALLSLYARVKGARRVYAVDNDLDAVLSAQKNVLLNGTAGVEVVCADLMDVSGRYDVVLANLDIRTFALSSGHIMGLLKKKGTLIVSGIIGREKKEALRLFVPWEPVMEVRKNAWRGFVLRR; the protein is encoded by the coding sequence GTGAAAGGCGATGTGGCGAAGACGGTGAAGCGTGTCGATATCGTGGTGGAGCCGGGGGGAGAGGAGTTGCTGCCCGAGGAGATCTACACGCTCCATTCCCCGTCGGGGATATGGGTCGTTGAAGAGGGCGGGGAAACGATCGTCAGGGCCTACCCGGAACAGGTGGAGACGTACCTCACGGCAATGCGGCGAAGCGGGATCGCCGTGAGGGACGTCCGCGTCACCGACGAAGCGCGCCGCGATTACTCAGAGATGGCGAAGCGGTATTTCCGGCCCGTTACGGTCGAGGACATTGTCATCCGGGCACCCTGGAACGGAAGGCGGGAAGGGGTCACGTATATCACCATCGAGCCCGGGATGGCCTTCGGCACGGGCAGGCACGAGTCGACACGGCTCATGATGAAGCTCATGAGGCAGACGGACCTCGCGGGGAAGCGCGTCCTCGATCTCGGCTGCGGCTCGGCGCTCCTGTCCCTGTACGCCCGCGTGAAGGGCGCCCGGCGCGTTTACGCCGTCGACAACGACCTTGACGCGGTCCTTTCGGCGCAAAAGAACGTGCTCCTCAACGGAACAGCGGGGGTCGAGGTCGTCTGTGCCGATCTCATGGATGTGAGCGGAAGGTACGACGTCGTCCTCGCCAACCTCGACATCCGCACCTTCGCCCTGTCGTCGGGACACATCATGGGGCTGTTGAAGAAGAAAGGGACCCTCATCGTCTCAGGCATCATCGGCAGGGAGAAGAAGGAAGCTCTGCGGCTTTTTGTTCCCTGGGAGCCGGTGATGGAGGTCAGG